The Lachnospiraceae bacterium oral taxon 500 genome window below encodes:
- a CDS encoding nitrate ABC transporter substrate-binding protein, with protein sequence MALVACGQTGEEGKPAAQEQKSKETEEKKEADSKAADKKEEDKSDETGKKSEAELQKLTVVLDWVPNTNHTGLFAAKDKGYFAEEGLEVDIVQPAEDSASVIVGMGRAEFGIHFQPNMVKRLLAKTPITAVAAILQHNTGGIMSLKDSGISSPKELTGKKYSTWEDPIDDATVQFITEKDGGDWSKVKLVPGESTDATTALQMKMFDAIFVYQGWDYIHAQTKQVDTNFFRLTDYAPEFDYYTPVLIANDDFLAKQPEVARRALRAIKKGYEFAADNPAEAAEILIRNAPEGDADLIRASQEYLSTQYIADAESWGMIDRERWNRFYDWLYEQKLITEPLTDKGFSNEYLPTVQASGH encoded by the coding sequence ATGGCGCTGGTGGCCTGCGGTCAGACCGGGGAGGAAGGAAAACCGGCGGCGCAGGAACAAAAGTCTAAGGAAACGGAAGAAAAGAAAGAGGCGGACAGCAAAGCCGCCGACAAAAAAGAAGAAGACAAGAGTGATGAAACCGGAAAAAAATCCGAAGCGGAGCTGCAAAAACTGACAGTTGTGTTGGACTGGGTACCGAATACCAATCATACCGGTCTTTTTGCAGCGAAGGATAAAGGTTATTTTGCCGAGGAGGGCTTGGAGGTTGATATCGTTCAGCCGGCCGAAGACAGCGCATCGGTTATTGTCGGCATGGGCCGGGCCGAGTTTGGCATTCATTTTCAGCCGAATATGGTGAAGCGGCTTTTGGCGAAAACGCCGATTACGGCGGTGGCCGCCATCTTGCAGCATAATACCGGCGGAATCATGAGCCTGAAGGACAGCGGTATTTCCTCACCCAAGGAATTGACCGGTAAAAAATATTCTACTTGGGAGGATCCGATTGACGATGCTACGGTTCAGTTTATCACTGAAAAAGACGGCGGCGATTGGTCGAAGGTTAAGCTGGTGCCGGGCGAGTCAACCGATGCGACGACTGCTCTGCAAATGAAGATGTTTGATGCGATTTTTGTGTATCAGGGCTGGGATTATATTCACGCCCAAACGAAACAGGTCGATACTAATTTCTTTCGGCTGACCGATTATGCGCCGGAATTTGACTACTATACGCCGGTGCTGATTGCCAATGATGACTTTTTGGCGAAGCAGCCGGAAGTAGCCAGGCGGGCTTTGCGCGCCATTAAAAAGGGCTATGAGTTTGCGGCGGATAACCCGGCGGAAGCAGCCGAGATTTTAATCCGCAACGCGCCGGAAGGCGATGCCGATTTGATTCGGGCCAGTCAGGAATATTTATCAACTCAGTATATCGCTGATGCCGAAAGCTGGGGGATGATTGACCGGGAGCGGTGGAACCGCTTTTATGATTGGCTGTACGAGCAGAAACTGATTACCGAACCTTTGACCGACAAGGGCTTTAGCAATGAATACTTGCCGACGGTTCAGGCAAGCGGACATTGA
- a CDS encoding nitrate ABC transporter permease → MRDLALKKKQQNTKNTANNKNIKNTKKVIDFFYRYSIVIVILLLWQGLAWLKVLPEFFLPSPYAVARAFVQDIRLILYHTRYTLLEALIGMLIAIVLAFGLSLLMDLSKRCYDLLYSPIIISQTIPTVAVAPLLIIWLGYYMAPKIVLVVMTGFFPILIALLDGYRSVDPDCIRLLQSMGASRWQIYRHGKLPASIGYFFAGLRVSVSYALISAVVSEWLGGYSGLGVYMTRVRKAVALDKMFAVVFFVSGLSLLLMAAVDWLHKKVVKY, encoded by the coding sequence ATGAGGGACTTAGCATTGAAGAAAAAACAGCAAAATACCAAAAACACCGCAAACAATAAAAACATTAAAAACACCAAAAAAGTGATTGATTTTTTTTACCGGTACAGCATTGTCATCGTGATATTGCTGCTGTGGCAGGGACTGGCATGGCTGAAGGTTTTGCCTGAGTTTTTCCTGCCCTCACCCTATGCAGTAGCGCGGGCCTTTGTCCAAGATATCCGTCTGATTTTGTATCATACCCGGTATACGCTGCTGGAGGCGCTGATTGGCATGCTGATTGCGATTGTGCTGGCATTTGGCCTGTCGCTCTTGATGGATTTGTCCAAGCGCTGCTATGACCTGCTGTATTCGCCGATTATCATCAGCCAGACGATTCCGACGGTGGCGGTGGCGCCGTTGTTGATTATTTGGCTGGGCTATTATATGGCCCCCAAAATCGTGCTGGTGGTGATGACGGGTTTTTTCCCGATTTTAATTGCGCTGCTTGACGGCTACCGGTCGGTTGATCCTGACTGTATCCGGCTGCTGCAAAGCATGGGCGCAAGCCGGTGGCAGATATACCGGCATGGCAAGCTGCCGGCCAGCATCGGCTATTTTTTTGCCGGACTGCGGGTGTCGGTTTCGTATGCTTTGATTTCGGCGGTTGTGTCCGAATGGCTGGGCGGTTATTCCGGTCTGGGTGTCTATATGACCCGGGTGCGTAAGGCGGTGGCTCTGGATAAAATGTTTGCCGTTGTTTTTTTTGTATCCGGTTTAAGTTTGCTCTTAATGGCGGCGGTTGACTGGCTGCATAAAAAAGTGGTGAAATATTGA
- a CDS encoding methyl-accepting chemotaxis protein, with protein MSLKKRMLIFIGVPVLLTVIILAFASYQYSRSLLLEENEKNLQIEAAKYASDVETIVSKEITYVELLKQNLERKVPNDRELLETLSHLTRSVKAAKTFYMGFEDGHYLDGEGWVPDAGFDARKRSWYTDAAGKQGIVISAPYYDTASNMAVVTISTEIKTNGKKVGVLAADILLSEIEELVSSVKVEETGKAEVISQSGNFVAHRLYKTGDNIYEVESGALRPLAEKLMSNVGRLFEYRFNNENYFFVPQKIGSTDWLLILWVPKDEILASSTGLGIFMLIIGLAAVLLVAVIIYVIAMSVVKPISRLSTEVQGMADCDFVYNPQSPLLVYSKNRDEIGQITQALLQVKRTIRELMTQANDVASRVSASSEELSATSEQASRSADNIARAFEDISQGAVSQAEDMQRGAEAMDVMQGALGENTQVVDDLNAITKEVFQANENGKIAIAELVDVTRQSEQAAGNVKEVIENTNTSAIQIESASDMIKSIAEQTNLLALNAAIEAARVGEAGKGFAVVADEIRKLAEQSNTFAEEIKGVVSDLTGKTAEAVDIMNEVGGIMVQQSEKVDQTKRQFDVISMELDKNRTTVDNLNRSGEKLAETRDNLSEIIENLSALSQENAASAQEVSASLQQQTASSAGISAASTHLAEMAQELTEMIAKFRV; from the coding sequence ATGAGCTTAAAAAAAAGAATGCTGATATTCATCGGGGTACCGGTACTGCTGACCGTAATTATTCTGGCTTTTGCATCGTATCAATACTCGAGAAGCCTATTATTGGAAGAAAACGAAAAAAATCTGCAGATTGAAGCGGCTAAATACGCTTCCGATGTGGAAACCATTGTTTCTAAAGAGATTACTTATGTGGAACTGCTCAAGCAAAATCTGGAAAGAAAGGTACCTAATGACCGGGAATTGCTGGAAACTTTAAGTCATTTGACCCGAAGTGTAAAAGCGGCCAAAACCTTTTATATGGGGTTTGAGGACGGTCATTATTTGGATGGTGAGGGCTGGGTGCCGGATGCGGGCTTTGATGCCCGAAAAAGATCGTGGTATACGGACGCTGCCGGAAAACAGGGAATTGTTATCTCGGCTCCCTATTACGACACGGCTTCTAATATGGCGGTAGTGACAATCAGCACCGAAATCAAAACAAACGGCAAAAAAGTAGGGGTATTGGCAGCGGATATTTTATTATCCGAGATTGAAGAGCTGGTAAGCAGCGTTAAAGTCGAAGAAACCGGTAAGGCTGAAGTAATCAGCCAGTCAGGGAATTTTGTGGCACATAGGCTGTATAAGACCGGCGATAATATTTATGAAGTGGAAAGCGGTGCGCTCAGACCCCTGGCTGAAAAGCTGATGAGCAATGTCGGCCGGCTTTTTGAATATCGTTTTAACAATGAAAATTACTTTTTTGTGCCTCAAAAAATCGGGTCAACCGATTGGCTGCTGATTTTATGGGTGCCGAAGGATGAGATTTTAGCGTCCTCAACCGGATTAGGTATATTTATGCTGATTATCGGCCTGGCTGCGGTTTTACTGGTTGCCGTCATTATTTATGTGATTGCGATGTCGGTCGTTAAACCGATTTCCCGCTTAAGTACCGAGGTTCAGGGCATGGCTGATTGTGATTTTGTGTATAATCCGCAATCGCCGCTTTTGGTGTATTCCAAGAATCGGGATGAAATCGGTCAGATTACGCAGGCTTTGCTGCAGGTAAAAAGAACAATCCGTGAACTGATGACTCAGGCTAACGATGTCGCCAGCCGTGTTTCCGCTTCATCGGAGGAACTCAGTGCAACCAGCGAGCAGGCTTCCCGTTCGGCCGATAACATTGCCAGAGCATTTGAAGATATTTCGCAGGGTGCGGTTTCTCAGGCCGAGGATATGCAGAGAGGCGCCGAAGCGATGGATGTAATGCAGGGCGCCTTAGGCGAAAACACACAAGTGGTAGATGACTTGAATGCCATTACCAAGGAGGTTTTTCAGGCTAATGAAAACGGTAAGATTGCTATTGCCGAATTGGTTGATGTAACCCGGCAGTCGGAGCAGGCAGCCGGCAACGTTAAGGAAGTAATTGAAAATACCAATACCAGTGCGATCCAAATTGAATCGGCCAGTGATATGATTAAGTCAATTGCCGAGCAAACCAATCTGTTGGCGCTGAATGCGGCAATCGAAGCCGCCAGAGTAGGTGAAGCTGGGAAGGGTTTTGCCGTGGTAGCTGATGAAATCCGGAAACTGGCGGAACAGTCCAATACCTTTGCCGAGGAGATTAAAGGGGTTGTCAGCGACTTAACCGGTAAAACCGCCGAGGCCGTTGATATCATGAATGAAGTCGGCGGCATCATGGTGCAGCAGTCGGAGAAAGTTGATCAAACCAAGCGGCAGTTTGATGTTATTTCGATGGAACTGGATAAGAACCGGACGACGGTTGATAATTTGAACCGCTCCGGAGAAAAATTAGCCGAAACCAGAGATAATTTGTCTGAGATTATTGAGAACTTGTCGGCACTGTCGCAGGAAAATGCCGCATCGGCGCAGGAAGTAAGTGCTTCGCTGCAGCAGCAGACGGCATCTTCTGCCGGAATCTCGGCGGCCAGCACGCATTTGGCGGAAATGGCGCAGGAGCTGACCGAAATGATTGCCAAGTTCAGGGTGTAA
- a CDS encoding NAD(+) synthase, which yields MLHQYGYYKIAAAVPAVKIGNVQHNQAEIIRFIRQAAESQISLLAFPELCLTGATCGQLFNQKLLQDACHAALTEIAAVTENLFFPVIIGSPVMHQGKLFNCAVVFSGGQVRGIIPKLILNPEEKRYFSAPADDFSVSGEAMLTGCSAPFGNSLLFAPERNRDFCFAVEMGEDYKSIFSPSALSLYTPATVIVNPAALPAKVGFLEQTEQRLSAISRNNHLAYLHIGSNLGESSTYHAFAGQAYLAENGKILSRSTPYSQSGQLITGLIDAEKASFLKRSEVMAVRAIPGSAGVFLSCQNILEYPAKPAAAENGLPLLPLLPRFPFIPDDAARLERNCREVIDITVSACIRRFRHVQNRTAVIGISGGLDSTLALLFLAEAYRRMEKPLTEIVGVRMPGFGTSGQTYENSCQLMQLLGISQREINIKAAVLQHLQDIEHPANQQDTTYENAQARERTQILMDIANQTGGLVIGTGDLSELALGFCTYNGDHMSMYSLNASIPKTLIPYIIRSLGRSYADSDLRAVLESIIDTPISPELLPPTANQQILQKTEELIGPYALHDFFLYYMIKYGFSPKKIRALAVKTFAGDFDAETVNKWLKVFYHRFFAQQFKRNCLPDGPSVSDVSLAAAFSMPSDASAALWLTDLEEAL from the coding sequence ATGCTTCATCAATATGGTTATTATAAAATTGCTGCCGCCGTCCCGGCAGTTAAAATCGGCAATGTCCAGCACAATCAGGCCGAAATCATCCGTTTCATCCGTCAGGCTGCGGAAAGTCAAATCTCTTTGTTGGCCTTTCCCGAGTTATGCCTGACCGGCGCCACCTGCGGTCAGCTTTTTAATCAAAAACTATTGCAGGATGCCTGTCATGCGGCGCTGACGGAAATCGCGGCCGTAACCGAGAATCTTTTTTTCCCGGTTATTATCGGCAGCCCGGTCATGCATCAAGGCAAATTATTTAACTGCGCCGTCGTGTTCAGCGGCGGACAAGTTCGCGGCATTATCCCCAAGCTGATCTTAAATCCGGAAGAAAAGCGGTATTTTTCTGCTCCGGCCGATGATTTTTCAGTTTCCGGCGAAGCCATGCTAACCGGCTGCTCCGCTCCGTTCGGCAATTCTCTGCTTTTTGCACCTGAAAGAAACCGCGATTTTTGCTTTGCCGTGGAAATGGGCGAGGATTATAAAAGCATCTTTTCGCCATCAGCACTCAGTCTTTATACTCCGGCAACGGTCATTGTCAATCCGGCGGCACTCCCGGCCAAGGTCGGCTTTTTAGAGCAAACCGAACAAAGATTGAGCGCGATTTCCCGCAATAACCATCTTGCTTATTTGCATATCGGCAGCAACTTAGGGGAATCCAGTACCTACCACGCTTTCGCGGGACAGGCATATCTTGCGGAAAACGGAAAAATCCTCAGCCGAAGTACGCCTTATTCTCAGTCGGGACAGCTCATTACCGGCCTAATTGACGCGGAAAAAGCTTCTTTTTTAAAGCGTTCCGAAGTCATGGCCGTCCGGGCCATCCCCGGCAGCGCCGGTGTTTTTCTGTCCTGTCAAAATATTTTGGAATATCCGGCTAAGCCTGCGGCAGCAGAAAACGGCCTACCGCTTCTGCCGCTCCTGCCACGCTTTCCCTTTATTCCGGACGATGCCGCCCGGCTGGAAAGAAACTGCCGGGAAGTGATTGATATTACCGTTTCCGCTTGTATTCGGCGTTTTCGCCATGTGCAAAACCGCACGGCCGTGATCGGTATTTCCGGGGGGCTCGATTCCACTTTGGCTCTGCTGTTTTTAGCCGAGGCCTATCGGCGCATGGAAAAGCCTTTAACCGAAATTGTCGGTGTGCGGATGCCGGGCTTTGGCACCAGCGGCCAAACCTATGAAAACTCCTGTCAGCTGATGCAGCTGCTTGGCATCAGCCAGCGGGAAATCAATATTAAAGCCGCTGTCCTTCAGCATTTACAGGATATCGAGCATCCGGCTAATCAGCAGGATACCACCTATGAAAATGCGCAGGCTCGCGAACGCACCCAAATCTTAATGGATATCGCCAACCAAACCGGCGGACTGGTCATCGGGACCGGTGACTTATCGGAACTGGCGCTGGGTTTTTGCACCTATAACGGCGATCACATGAGTATGTACTCCCTGAACGCTTCCATCCCCAAAACCTTGATTCCCTATATCATCCGTTCCCTGGGCCGAAGCTACGCCGATTCGGATTTGCGGGCAGTTCTGGAAAGCATTATTGATACACCGATCAGCCCCGAACTCCTGCCGCCGACCGCCAATCAGCAAATTCTGCAAAAAACCGAAGAACTGATCGGGCCTTACGCCCTGCACGATTTCTTCCTATATTATATGATAAAGTACGGCTTTTCCCCGAAAAAAATCCGGGCACTGGCAGTGAAAACCTTTGCCGGTGATTTCGACGCAGAAACAGTGAATAAATGGCTGAAAGTTTTTTACCACCGCTTCTTTGCGCAGCAGTTTAAGCGCAACTGTCTGCCGGATGGCCCATCAGTCAGTGATGTTTCCCTGGCGGCCGCTTTTTCTATGCCGAGTGATGCCAGCGCTGCTCTGTGGCTGACGGATTTAGAGGAAGCCTTATGA
- a CDS encoding diacylglycerol kinase gives MSKKVRRLIDSFHYAISGILIAFREERNFKIHTILAVCAIFLATLLTCSLTEWMIILLCIGVVMSAEIFNTALENTMDWLDPQYNKYVKRVKDLAAGAVLIISLAVAAIGLLIFVPKLWPLLMKFLGIQ, from the coding sequence ATGAGTAAAAAAGTAAGACGCCTCATTGACAGCTTTCACTATGCCATTTCCGGTATTTTGATTGCCTTTCGGGAAGAACGGAACTTTAAAATTCATACGATTCTGGCCGTTTGCGCCATTTTCTTGGCCACGCTTTTAACCTGCAGCCTGACAGAGTGGATGATTATTCTTTTGTGCATCGGCGTTGTCATGTCGGCTGAAATTTTTAATACCGCTTTGGAAAATACAATGGACTGGCTGGATCCGCAGTACAATAAATATGTAAAAAGAGTAAAAGACCTGGCGGCCGGTGCCGTCCTGATTATCTCTCTGGCCGTCGCCGCCATTGGTCTCTTGATTTTTGTGCCTAAACTCTGGCCGCTGTTGATGAAGTTTTTGGGAATTCAATAA
- the gltA gene encoding glutamate synthase (NADPH), homotetrameric yields the protein MVNRAKTKVPMPEQAPEVRNQNFAEVTLGYTLEMAREEAERCLNCKHKPCVGGCPVNVPIPEFIEALAAGEVLRAYEVIAAQNRLPGITGRVCPQENQCERVCVRGKNGESVAIGRLERFVADYVRTNNLIRIEQPVKNGIKVAVVGSGPAGITCANELAQRGYEVTIFEALHELGGVLVYGIPEFRLPKQLVKAEIDQVLELGVTVHKNVIVGQSVLFEDLFAQGYRAVFIGSGAGLPRFMNIPGESLNGVYSANEFLTRVNLMKAYRKNAIGTPIKTGDKVAVVGGGNVAMDAARTAKRLGAGQVSIVYRRSEQELPARLEEVHHAKEEGIEFRLLANPTRILGESGRVSGMEIIHMQLGEPDASGRRSPVEIAGSEEILAVDSVVIAIGQTPNPIIKRAEPDIVTNRHGCIVIDEASCMTSMENVYAGGDVVTGAATVILAMGAGKKAAAEIDKKLSNKSN from the coding sequence ATGGTAAATCGGGCAAAAACAAAGGTGCCGATGCCGGAACAGGCGCCGGAGGTCAGAAATCAAAACTTTGCCGAAGTGACCTTGGGCTATACCTTGGAAATGGCCAGAGAAGAAGCTGAGCGCTGTCTGAACTGCAAGCACAAACCCTGTGTCGGCGGCTGTCCGGTCAATGTACCGATTCCGGAGTTTATTGAGGCACTGGCGGCCGGTGAGGTTTTGCGGGCGTATGAAGTGATTGCCGCTCAAAACCGTTTACCCGGTATTACCGGTCGGGTTTGCCCGCAGGAAAATCAATGTGAGCGGGTCTGTGTCCGGGGGAAAAACGGTGAATCGGTGGCAATCGGTCGATTGGAGCGGTTTGTGGCGGACTATGTTCGGACCAATAATTTAATTCGAATCGAGCAGCCGGTCAAAAACGGCATTAAGGTAGCGGTGGTCGGTTCCGGTCCGGCCGGGATTACATGCGCCAATGAACTGGCACAGCGGGGCTATGAGGTTACGATTTTTGAAGCGCTGCATGAACTGGGCGGCGTGCTGGTTTATGGTATTCCGGAGTTCCGCTTGCCCAAGCAGCTGGTAAAAGCGGAAATTGATCAGGTGCTGGAGCTGGGGGTGACGGTGCATAAAAATGTAATTGTCGGTCAGTCCGTTCTGTTTGAAGATTTGTTTGCACAAGGCTATCGGGCTGTTTTTATCGGCAGCGGAGCAGGGCTGCCCCGGTTTATGAATATTCCGGGGGAATCCTTAAACGGTGTCTATTCAGCCAATGAGTTTTTAACAAGAGTTAATTTAATGAAAGCCTATCGGAAAAATGCCATCGGAACGCCGATTAAAACCGGTGATAAGGTCGCGGTGGTCGGCGGCGGCAATGTGGCGATGGATGCAGCCAGAACAGCCAAGCGGCTGGGCGCAGGGCAGGTGTCAATTGTCTATCGGCGCTCGGAGCAGGAGTTGCCCGCCAGATTGGAGGAAGTTCATCACGCTAAGGAAGAAGGAATTGAGTTCCGTCTGCTAGCCAATCCCACTCGGATCTTAGGCGAAAGCGGCCGGGTCAGCGGCATGGAAATCATTCATATGCAGCTGGGTGAGCCGGATGCCAGCGGCCGGCGCAGTCCGGTGGAAATCGCCGGTTCCGAGGAAATACTGGCGGTGGACAGCGTGGTTATTGCCATCGGCCAGACACCGAACCCGATTATTAAGCGAGCCGAACCGGATATTGTCACGAACCGTCATGGCTGTATTGTAATTGATGAAGCCAGCTGCATGACCAGCATGGAAAATGTCTATGCCGGCGGTGATGTGGTTACCGGCGCGGCGACAGTTATTTTAGCGATGGGTGCCGGTAAAAAAGCGGCGGCCGAGATTGATAAGAAATTATCGAACAAAAGTAATTAA
- a CDS encoding sulfide/dihydroorotate dehydrogenase-like FAD/NAD-binding protein yields the protein MYKILKKQKKSELVEQIQVEAPFVAARCRPGQFVIVIPRQDGERVPLTIVDADREMGSITLIYQIVGRSTQELARLEAGDFIPEVAGPMGQPAVFHAKERVLGIAGGVGAAPLYPQLRELKKRGVKVDVIIGARSKELILLEQDFAEFADHVYLVTNDGSAGRTGFVTDVLKELLRQGENYDEVIAIGPVVMMRAVVEVTKPIGLRTAVSLNPIMIDGTGMCGCCRVKVGGQTKFSCVDGPDFDGFLVEFDELMQRQGFFKEEEHKCRLEGKTW from the coding sequence ATGTATAAAATTTTAAAGAAACAAAAGAAAAGCGAGTTGGTAGAGCAGATTCAGGTGGAAGCGCCTTTTGTCGCCGCCCGCTGCCGGCCGGGGCAGTTTGTGATAGTGATTCCGAGACAGGATGGGGAACGGGTTCCGCTGACGATTGTTGATGCCGACCGGGAAATGGGCAGTATTACTTTGATTTATCAGATTGTCGGCCGTTCCACGCAGGAGCTGGCGCGGCTTGAGGCCGGCGATTTTATTCCTGAAGTCGCGGGGCCGATGGGACAGCCTGCGGTTTTCCATGCTAAGGAAAGGGTGCTTGGCATTGCCGGCGGAGTAGGAGCAGCCCCCCTTTATCCGCAACTGCGGGAGTTAAAAAAGCGGGGAGTGAAAGTCGACGTAATTATCGGTGCCCGGTCAAAAGAACTGATCCTGCTGGAACAGGATTTTGCCGAGTTTGCCGATCATGTTTATCTGGTGACCAATGATGGTTCAGCCGGGCGGACCGGCTTTGTGACCGATGTGCTGAAAGAGCTTTTGCGGCAAGGCGAAAATTATGATGAAGTTATTGCCATCGGTCCGGTGGTTATGATGCGGGCGGTGGTGGAAGTGACGAAACCGATTGGACTGCGGACAGCCGTGTCGCTCAATCCGATTATGATTGACGGAACCGGTATGTGCGGCTGCTGTCGGGTGAAAGTCGGTGGTCAAACGAAGTTTTCCTGTGTTGACGGGCCGGATTTTGACGGTTTTCTGGTGGAGTTTGATGAGTTAATGCAAAGACAGGGCTTTTTTAAAGAAGAAGAGCATAAGTGCAGGCTGGAGGGAAAAACATGGTAA
- the cls gene encoding cardiolipin synthase encodes MHRIFFDLTFNFSIWIIINLILSSVVVLLENKKPTSALAWLFFLNLFPIIGFLFYILLSENIARRKIFSYTSHEMDIFNKILTIQYQDFKLGTFPFADKSTDQYREMILFHNRLSEAFYSQNNKLEFFYEGQTKFDRLFADIKNARHHIHLLYYIVKSDHISRQLIDLLCQKATEGVEVRFLIDHIGGRQLSGQLIRKMKAAGIRLSFFFPSKLKYINFKANYRNHRKLAIIDGDIGYLGGMNVGDEYIYSKRFGRWRDTHMRICGDAVIAMQMRFILDWRAASKEYILIDEKYIHSSASKDKVGIQIVSSGPDDINDQIKQGYLKIINEAKEYIYIQTPYFIPDSSIVDALSIAAVSGVDVRIMIPDRPDHPFVHTATKAYCMDMLEYGIKAYTYNGGFLHTKAIVSDNAIASVGTCNFDIRSFRLNFEVNAFIYNSNAAVELCRQFERDMENSTEILAEDVKKRSYFTRFRAAVARLFSPVL; translated from the coding sequence ATGCATCGAATATTTTTTGATCTTACTTTTAATTTTTCAATCTGGATTATTATCAATTTGATTTTATCTTCCGTCGTTGTTTTGCTGGAAAATAAAAAACCGACCTCGGCTCTGGCTTGGCTCTTTTTTCTGAACCTGTTTCCGATCATCGGTTTTCTCTTTTATATTCTGCTTTCGGAAAATATTGCCCGCCGCAAAATTTTTTCCTACACCTCCCATGAAATGGATATTTTCAATAAAATCTTAACAATTCAGTATCAGGACTTTAAATTGGGTACTTTCCCCTTTGCTGATAAAAGTACCGATCAATACCGGGAAATGATTTTATTCCATAACCGGCTGAGCGAAGCGTTTTATTCACAAAATAACAAGCTTGAATTTTTTTATGAGGGTCAAACCAAGTTTGACCGGCTGTTTGCCGATATTAAAAACGCCCGGCATCACATTCATCTGCTGTACTATATTGTTAAATCCGATCATATCAGCCGGCAATTGATTGATCTGCTTTGCCAAAAAGCGACGGAAGGTGTTGAAGTCCGCTTCCTGATCGACCATATCGGCGGCCGCCAGCTTTCCGGCCAACTGATTCGGAAAATGAAAGCAGCCGGTATCCGGCTCAGCTTCTTCTTCCCGTCCAAATTAAAATACATTAATTTCAAGGCAAATTACCGCAATCACCGTAAATTAGCCATTATTGACGGTGACATCGGTTATTTGGGCGGCATGAATGTCGGTGATGAATATATTTATTCCAAGCGCTTTGGCCGGTGGCGGGACACGCATATGCGAATCTGCGGCGATGCCGTTATCGCTATGCAAATGCGCTTTATCCTGGATTGGCGGGCAGCCAGCAAAGAATATATTTTAATTGATGAAAAATATATTCATTCCTCCGCTTCCAAGGATAAAGTCGGGATTCAGATTGTCAGTTCCGGCCCCGATGATATCAACGACCAAATCAAGCAGGGTTATTTGAAAATCATTAACGAAGCCAAAGAATATATTTATATTCAAACCCCTTATTTTATCCCGGATTCCAGTATTGTTGACGCACTCAGCATCGCCGCAGTATCCGGCGTTGACGTTCGGATCATGATTCCCGACCGCCCCGATCATCCCTTTGTCCATACCGCAACCAAGGCCTACTGCATGGATATGCTGGAATACGGAATCAAGGCTTATACCTATAACGGCGGCTTTTTGCATACCAAAGCCATTGTCAGCGATAATGCCATCGCTTCGGTCGGTACCTGCAATTTCGATATCCGGAGTTTTCGTCTGAACTTTGAAGTCAATGCTTTTATTTATAACAGCAATGCCGCCGTCGAACTGTGCCGCCAATTTGAACGAGACATGGAAAACTCCACCGAGATACTGGCGGAAGATGTTAAAAAACGTAGTTATTTCACCCGTTTTCGTGCCGCTGTCGCCCGTTTGTTCAGCCCGGTACTATAA